One window of Botrimarina mediterranea genomic DNA carries:
- a CDS encoding M24 family metallopeptidase, with translation MPPQPPAITAEDHRQRIDCLQRRMAEQNVDAVLLPGGASLRYFTGVGWGISERLLGAMIGREGDPVYVAPAFEEPKVRQLLRVGDAVRVWQEEESPYRLVAQLLSEWRAEKLAFDEATPWAFVAGIRSEAPSIELVDPVGTVAACRAVKSPAEIAIIRWAMGLTLDVHRRVHEMLRPGMTNTEIAAAADRMHREGGADGGNTFSIVAFADQTAYPHGPEGEQTLRDGDTVLVDIGCAVHGYQSDLTRTYVFGEPTERQRQLWAVEHEAQQAAFDAAKPGAPCSDVDEAARAVIAKHGFGPDYKTPGLPHRTGHGLGLECHERPYLVRRNDTPLTPGNIASIEPTLCVYGEMGVRLEDHFLVTESGAEWLTKPSESIDKPFG, from the coding sequence GTGCCGCCTCAACCGCCTGCGATAACCGCCGAAGACCATCGCCAGCGGATCGATTGTTTGCAGCGACGGATGGCGGAACAGAACGTCGACGCAGTGCTGCTCCCCGGCGGGGCGAGCTTGCGGTACTTCACGGGCGTGGGTTGGGGGATCAGCGAACGGCTTCTGGGCGCGATGATTGGGCGAGAGGGAGACCCGGTCTATGTGGCGCCGGCGTTCGAGGAGCCGAAGGTTCGTCAGCTCTTGCGGGTGGGCGACGCGGTCCGTGTCTGGCAGGAGGAAGAGTCGCCCTATCGGTTGGTCGCGCAGCTGCTCAGTGAGTGGCGGGCCGAGAAGCTGGCGTTCGACGAGGCGACGCCGTGGGCGTTCGTCGCGGGGATACGTAGCGAGGCGCCGAGCATCGAGCTAGTTGACCCGGTGGGCACCGTCGCCGCTTGCCGGGCCGTGAAGAGCCCCGCCGAGATCGCCATCATCCGCTGGGCGATGGGGCTGACGCTCGACGTGCACCGCCGCGTCCACGAGATGCTCCGGCCCGGCATGACGAACACCGAGATCGCCGCCGCCGCCGACCGGATGCACCGTGAGGGGGGCGCCGATGGCGGCAACACGTTTTCGATCGTCGCCTTCGCCGACCAGACCGCCTACCCGCACGGGCCCGAGGGGGAGCAGACGCTCCGCGACGGGGATACGGTGCTGGTGGACATCGGTTGTGCAGTACACGGATACCAGTCCGACCTGACGCGGACGTATGTCTTCGGCGAGCCGACCGAACGACAACGCCAACTCTGGGCGGTCGAACACGAAGCGCAGCAAGCGGCGTTCGACGCAGCGAAGCCCGGCGCGCCGTGCAGCGACGTTGACGAGGCGGCGCGGGCCGTGATCGCCAAGCATGGCTTCGGTCCCGACTACAAAACGCCCGGCCTGCCGCACCGCACGGGGCACGGCCTCGGCCTCGAGTGCCACGAGCGGCCCTACCTGGTCCGCCGCAACGACACGCCGCTAACGCCCGGCAACATCGCCAGCATCGAGCCCACCCTCTGCGTCTACGGCGAGATGGGCGTCCGCCTCGAAGACCACTTCCTCGTCACCGAAAGCGGCGCCGAGTGGCTGACGAAGCCAAGCGAATCGATCGACAAGCCGTTCGGTTAA
- a CDS encoding malate dehydrogenase, producing the protein MKVSIIGAGRVGSTLAYTLVVKEVVDEIVIVGRNRDAAEGDALDLQHAHLFVDRNIDIRAGEIADTAGSEVLVICASAPWKENFTDRLKAAADNTRLMEELIPPLAAASPDAKIVMISNPVDVLTWHAIRLSGFSPDRVMGTGTLVDSARFRDMVSEEVGIHPADIRVYSMGEHGDSQFLAFSCAEAGGEPLEDRPDRREMFARAVGAGYEVFNKKGCTNYAIAMAATYLIEAIVTDARHTMPLSVLIDGYQGVSGVCLSVPVVVGKKGIVRWMKPELNEEEAEAFRASASVIRKVIVGTLREDKDV; encoded by the coding sequence ATGAAGGTCTCCATCATCGGCGCCGGCCGCGTCGGCTCGACGCTCGCCTACACGCTCGTCGTCAAGGAAGTCGTGGACGAGATCGTGATTGTCGGTCGCAATCGAGACGCCGCCGAGGGGGACGCGCTCGACCTCCAGCACGCCCACCTCTTCGTCGATCGCAACATCGACATCCGCGCGGGCGAGATCGCCGACACGGCCGGCTCGGAGGTGCTCGTCATCTGCGCGTCGGCGCCGTGGAAGGAGAACTTCACCGACCGCTTGAAGGCCGCCGCCGATAATACGCGGCTGATGGAAGAGCTGATCCCGCCGCTGGCGGCAGCCTCTCCCGACGCAAAGATCGTGATGATCTCGAACCCCGTCGATGTGCTGACCTGGCACGCCATCCGGCTGTCGGGCTTCAGTCCCGACCGCGTCATGGGGACCGGGACGCTCGTCGACTCGGCCCGCTTCCGCGACATGGTGAGCGAAGAGGTCGGCATCCACCCCGCCGACATCCGGGTGTACTCGATGGGCGAACACGGCGACAGCCAGTTCCTCGCCTTCAGCTGCGCCGAGGCGGGCGGCGAGCCGCTCGAAGACCGCCCCGACCGCCGGGAGATGTTCGCCCGCGCCGTCGGCGCCGGTTACGAGGTCTTCAACAAGAAGGGCTGCACGAACTACGCGATCGCGATGGCGGCGACCTACCTCATCGAAGCGATCGTCACCGACGCCCGCCACACGATGCCCCTCTCGGTGCTGATCGATGGCTACCAGGGCGTCAGCGGCGTCTGCCTGAGCGTGCCGGTGGTGGTCGGAAAGAAAGGGATTGTGCGTTGGATGAAGCCGGAGTTGAACGAAGAGGAAGCCGAGGCGTTTCGCGCCAGTGCTAGCGTGATCCGCAAGGTGATCGTCGGCACGCTGCGCGAAGACAAGGACGTTTAG
- a CDS encoding SAM-dependent methyltransferase, with protein sequence MGDAKRLEAAKRLFGMIGQKLGAEISVRLWDGSVVPLGPNADPNIGLSIRGPGVIGALLRRPSLETVIRQYATGGVDFYGADFIDFADKARVKNSRRRVGKVSKLAVARNLLPFLFARDEPVQDKNGFNGDDAGFDREQSANKDYIQFHYDIGNDFYKLFLDRNMVYTCGYFTDWNNSLEQAQLDKLDMICRKLQLKPGERMLDIGCGWGALICHAAEHYGVYAHGVTLAEEQVEYTQQLIRERGLEGRASIELKDYNDVEGSFDKVSSIGMVEHVGIANMPLYLNKINSLLPDRGIFLNHGITRPAKKSARKFRKLRPEQKALRKYIFPGGELDHIGHSLELMESHGFRVSDVEGWRDHYAQTCRHWCRNLYRNRDEAIRLVGAEKYRLWLAYLGGVSYSLGDGSACIFQTVATKHASKGVSGMPPTRQHLYEPRPAGARAAA encoded by the coding sequence ATGGGCGACGCAAAACGACTTGAAGCGGCGAAGCGGCTCTTTGGGATGATCGGCCAGAAGCTCGGCGCCGAGATCTCGGTGCGGCTGTGGGATGGGTCGGTCGTGCCCCTGGGTCCCAACGCCGACCCGAACATCGGCCTCTCGATCCGCGGCCCCGGGGTCATCGGCGCGCTGTTGCGGCGGCCTTCGCTCGAGACCGTCATCCGCCAGTACGCCACCGGCGGCGTCGACTTCTACGGCGCCGACTTCATCGACTTCGCCGACAAGGCCCGCGTCAAGAACTCGCGCCGCCGCGTCGGCAAGGTGAGCAAGCTCGCCGTCGCACGGAATCTGTTGCCGTTCCTCTTTGCACGGGATGAGCCGGTCCAAGACAAGAACGGCTTTAACGGCGATGACGCTGGCTTTGATCGCGAGCAGTCCGCCAACAAAGATTACATCCAGTTCCACTACGACATCGGCAACGACTTCTACAAGTTGTTCCTCGATCGGAACATGGTCTACACCTGCGGGTACTTCACCGACTGGAACAACTCGCTCGAGCAGGCGCAGCTCGACAAGCTCGACATGATCTGCCGCAAGCTACAACTCAAGCCGGGCGAGCGGATGCTCGATATCGGCTGTGGCTGGGGCGCGCTGATCTGCCACGCTGCCGAGCACTACGGCGTTTACGCCCACGGCGTGACGCTCGCCGAAGAACAGGTCGAGTACACGCAGCAGCTGATCCGTGAGCGTGGCCTCGAGGGCCGGGCGAGCATCGAGCTCAAGGACTACAACGACGTCGAGGGGTCGTTCGACAAGGTCTCGTCGATCGGCATGGTCGAGCACGTCGGCATCGCCAACATGCCCCTCTATCTGAACAAGATCAACTCGCTGCTGCCCGACCGGGGCATCTTCCTCAACCACGGCATTACCCGGCCGGCGAAGAAGTCGGCCCGCAAGTTCCGCAAGCTGCGGCCCGAGCAGAAGGCCCTCCGCAAGTACATCTTCCCGGGCGGCGAGCTCGATCACATCGGCCACAGCCTCGAGCTGATGGAGTCGCACGGCTTCCGCGTCAGCGACGTCGAGGGCTGGCGCGACCACTACGCCCAGACCTGCCGGCACTGGTGCCGCAACTTGTACCGCAACCGGGACGAGGCGATCCGGCTGGTGGGCGCGGAGAAGTACCGGCTGTGGCTGGCTTACTTGGGAGGCGTGAGCTACTCGCTCGGCGACGGTTCGGCGTGCATCTTCCAGACGGTAGCGACCAAGCACGCCTCGAAGGGCGTCAGCGGCATGCCGCCGACGCGCCAGCATCTCTACGAGCCGCGTCCGGCAGGCGCTCGGGCGGCGGCGTAA
- a CDS encoding DUF4142 domain-containing protein, whose protein sequence is MKCLLTVALCVAMTSVVSAQVVQTSGQQNIQSSTRANSSQIDNRVASCLILANLGEIEIAKFAEENLDDGDVKKFAKTLAEDHKKLNKELERFAPQAASTKLSSDSSSWDRDQQRSQQAGTNITPGFDNPSASQQTAAQNPTDKKLFQIEKEATQNCVAMTKEELQETSGKEMEQAFLGCQVATHIQMVAHLKAAENAVSPELKQVVADAKEKVQSHLDKAKKLMKEQKNS, encoded by the coding sequence ATGAAGTGTCTGTTAACCGTTGCCCTGTGTGTCGCCATGACGTCCGTCGTATCGGCACAGGTCGTTCAGACGTCGGGCCAACAGAACATTCAGTCGTCGACGCGCGCCAACAGCTCGCAGATCGACAACCGCGTCGCGTCCTGCCTGATCCTCGCCAACCTGGGCGAGATCGAGATCGCCAAGTTCGCCGAAGAGAACCTCGACGACGGCGACGTCAAGAAGTTCGCCAAGACGCTGGCCGAAGACCACAAGAAGCTCAACAAAGAACTAGAACGCTTCGCGCCGCAGGCCGCTTCGACCAAGCTCTCCAGCGACAGCAGCTCGTGGGATCGCGATCAGCAGCGTTCGCAGCAGGCCGGCACTAACATTACGCCGGGCTTTGATAATCCCAGTGCGTCGCAACAGACGGCCGCACAGAACCCGACCGACAAGAAGCTCTTCCAGATCGAGAAAGAAGCCACGCAGAACTGCGTCGCTATGACCAAGGAAGAACTGCAAGAGACCAGTGGTAAGGAGATGGAGCAGGCGTTCCTGGGTTGCCAGGTCGCCACGCACATTCAGATGGTCGCCCACCTGAAGGCGGCCGAGAATGCGGTCTCGCCCGAACTGAAGCAGGTGGTCGCCGACGCGAAGGAGAAGGTCCAGTCGCACCTCGACAAGGCCAAGAAGCTGATGAAGGAGCAGAAGAATAGCTAA